In Nematostella vectensis chromosome 11, jaNemVect1.1, whole genome shotgun sequence, a genomic segment contains:
- the LOC116613074 gene encoding melatonin receptor type 1A, with translation MDEATNLKDIKNWFDKTQNRSTIAIALESLLFLIIEVSALIGNTFVCLAVYRNRSLRTETHMYILALSIADLTFAVVFLPLSIGSAMTGEWHYGNVTCAVQGTALLIWGGFSLILVSLTALNRYFRVVKPNLYRIFFSKKNTIITMVFALLGCIFFFAGIPQFLGVQFHFGPHLFCVPRFPTRELQMACLLSAFALFILTPMFIIPVCYLKVFRKVRSHELTVAPALTQKPLYSRVRGFKQGVEEVKINRVVFAVLVVFFALWTPVCIIGTLFVFGVFLPRWAHLFYDYLIASTTASNPVVYGLFNKALRREFGKILKSFSRRNVVGIEATATSTHHREGTV, from the coding sequence ATGGATGAGGCTACAAATCTTAAGGATATCAAAAACTGGTTTGACAAAACTCAAAATCGTTCAACAATCGCCATAGCACTGGAATCACTGCTTTTCTTGATTATCGAGGTTTCCGCTCTCATAGGGAATACTTTTGTCTGCCTAGCTGTGTACAGAAACAGATCACTGCGAACAGAAACCCACATGTACATTCTAGCGCTTTCCATAGCGGACCTGACATTCGCGGTTGTCTTTCTTCCCCTTTCCATTGGCTCCGCAATGACTGGCGAATGGCATTATGGGAATGTGACATGCGCCGTTCAAGGGACTGCACTCCTTATATGGGGAGGCTTCTCGTTAATTCTCGTGTCATTGACGGCACTGAATCGGTATTTCCGAGTAGTCAAACCCAACCTCTACAGAATATTCTTTTCCAAAAAGAATACAATAATAACTATGGTATTTGCCTTATTAGGgtgcattttctttttcgcaGGTATACCGCAGTTTCTCGGTGTGCAGTTTCATTTTGGGCCTCATCTATTTTGTGTTCCTCGGTTCCCTACAAGGGAACTACAAATGGCCTGTCTGTTGTCAGCTTTTGCATTGTTTATACTTACACCTATGTTCATTATTCCCGTATGTTACTTGAAAGTTTTCCGAAAGGTTCGGAGCCATGAACTAACGGTCGCGCCTGCGCTGACACAAAAACCGCTGTACAGTAGAGTACGCGGGTTCAAACAAGGAGTCGAGGAAGTGAAGATCAACCGGGTCGTCTTCGCTGTTCTCGTGGTGTTTTTCGCCTTATGGACGCCAGTTTGCATCATAGGGACACTCTTTGTGTTTGGGGTGTTTTTACCTCGCTGGGCGCACCTTTTCTACGACTATTTAATAGCTTCGACGACGGCTTCTAATCCTGTTGTGTACGGCCTTTTTAACAAAGCTTTAAGAAGAGAATTTGGAAAGATTTTGAAGTCCTTTTCTCGGAGAAACGTTGTGGGGATTGAAGCTACGGCAACTAGCACACACCACAGGGAGGGGACTGTTTAG
- the LOC5505273 gene encoding lipid droplet-associated hydrolase — protein sequence MHIHLRIIFDKMANDEEVISIVKKNVTRIDNIPTLVSHLLPDESSSNLCAVIIPGNPGLIEYYDDFIISLFQWSGKTLPIYGVSHAGHSPILADYSKQDEEASPECTICTGTYSLQEQIKHKQDYIENHIPPSMKIVLIGHSIGAYIALKLLKESSRAADIVKLILLFPAIERMAATPNGRIITPIVNYFKWFAVSTVSVVSYLPTSFTRLLVRWWFSGKNTTNSVVDTTMKLLTSDASNNCLGMAYCEMQEVQDLDTEVIGNNLKKIIFYYGSSDQWAPVSYYEELKSRFPEGEIYLCQRGFEHAFVLSASVEVAEMVWGWIEGMAPYE from the exons ATGCATATTCACTTGAGGATTATTTTTGACAAGATGGCGAACGACGAAGAGGTCATCTCAATCGTCAAGAAAAACGTTACTCGTATCGATAATATCCCTACTCTAGTCTCGCATCTTTTGCCCGATGAGTCTTCAAGTAATCTCTGTGCTGTTATTATACCGGGAAATCCCGGCCTCATAGAATATTACGACGATTTTATAATTTCGTTGTTTCAATGGAGCGGGAAAACCCTACCGATCTATGGAGTATCTCACGCAG ggCATTCCCCTATCTTAGCAGACTATTCAAAGCAAGATGAGGAAGCCTCACCGGAATGCACCATCTGCACGGGAACTTACTCTTTACAAGAACAGATCAAGCATAAACAAGACTACATAGAAAATCATATTCCACCATCGATGAAGATAGTCCTGATAGGGCACTCTATAGGGGCTTACATTGCTTTGAAACTACTAAAGGAGAGCAGTAGAGCTGCAGACATTGTAAAGCTTATCCTTCTGTTTCCCGCCATTGAGAGGATGGCTGCTACACCTAATGGAAGAATCATTACCCCAATAGTGAACTACTTTAAATGGTTTGCAGTTTCTACAGTATCCGTAGTGTCATACTTGCCAACGTCCTTCACTCGGCTGTTGGTAAGATGGTGGTTTAGTGGCAAGAATACAACAAATAGTGTGGTGGATACAACTATGAAGTTACTAACCTCTGATGCCAGTAATAACTGTTTGGGAATGGCATACTGTGAAATGCAAGAAGTTCAAGATCTTGATACTGAG GTGATAGGTAACAATCTAAAGAAGATTATATTCTACTATGGATCATCAGACCAGTGGGCTCCTGTGTCATACTATGAAGAACTCAAGTCTAGATTCCCAGAGGGGGAAATCTATCTATGCCAGCGAGGATTTGAACATGCTTTTGTTCTGAGTGCATCTGTGGAAGTGGCAGAGATGGTCTGGGGATGGATTGAAGGCATGGCTCCCTATGAATGA
- the LOC5505279 gene encoding ubiquinol-cytochrome-c reductase complex assembly factor 1, which yields MSGLFAPRIVNIARCMGSSGSYSKISGILRNAKYLQTMQVSSPFGNSTQCNSIFNGNTKNSWTICSTRHLSSVEGSQADAEATLPQEQQDTVGLKLMKIVGRLGGFYSKSSVLTRSAMAMYKCCVEGINYEDFFRACGMPDTFQSWFLINQLHIWMCLVRLKREGKDGQYLYRKLVSIMWQDVEARMKIMGQIDSTVVRESLHELVQEFYGLIFAYDEGLLSHDRVLAAALWRNMFHDNRTDAVQLASMVEYVRRQVQHLDGLDSKEILETGQITWLPLRMPKQQEPFLYHTY from the exons ATGAGCGGTTTATTTGCCCCGCGGATAGTGAACATTGCGAGATGCATGGGATCGTCAGGGTCTTATTCTAAG ATCTCTGGTATTTTGAGAAATGCGAAATATTTACAGACAATGCAGGTGTCTTCACCATTTGGCAACTCAACGCAGTGCAATTCCATTTTTAATGGAAACACGAAGAATTCCTGGACCATATGTTCTACCAGACATCTCTCTTCAGTTGAG GGTTCTCAAGCCGACGCTGAAGCAACATTGCCTCAAGAACAGCAGGACACAGTTGGTCTGAAGCTGATGAAGATTGTTGGGCGGCTTGGAGGGTTCTACTCTAAGAGCTCT GTGCTGACACGGAGTGCAATGGCCATGTACAAATGCTGTGTAGAGGGCATTAATTATGAGGACTTTTTCAGAG CTTGCGGCATGCCAGATACTTTTCAGTCTTGGTTCCTTATAAACCAGCTGCATATCTG GATGTGCCTGGTGAGGCTGAAGCGTGAAGGTAAAGATGGTCAGTACTTGTACAGGAAGCTGGTTTCGATCATGTGGCAGGATGTCGAAGCCAGGATGAAGATAATGGGG CAAATCGACTCGACTGTGGTGCGTGAGAGTTTGCATGAGTTAGTTCAGGAGTTTTATGGACTGATTTTTGCATATGATGAGGGACTTCTCTCGCATGATCGTGTGTTAGCTGCAGCTTTGTGGAG GAACATGTTCCATGATAACCGAACAGATGCAGTACAGCTAGCAAGCATGGTGGAGTATGTCCGCCGACAAGTGCAACACCTTGATGGTCTTGACTCCAAGGAGATACTCGAGACGGGGCAGATCACGTGGCTGCCGCTCAGGATGCCCAAGCAGCAGGAACCTTTTCTTTACCACACTTACTAA
- the LOC5505262 gene encoding dihydrolipoyllysine-residue acetyltransferase component of pyruvate dehydrogenase complex, mitochondrial, which yields MLSLRRVTSALTRRGRVVALRASFSQTHRLVRRISAVSWTESTRTSFARRVVPAVSDKRLYSSDGYPTHTKVPLPALSPTMEAGTLVSWEKQEGDELAEGDLLAQIETDKATMEFETPEEGFIAKILIPAGSKDVPIGKLLCIIVPNKEDVDKFKNFTVDDAEGAAESPPPPPPPPTKAAAPPTPPAASPPQPATPSPPAAAAAPFAGGRVMASPLAKKMAQDQGVSLSGIPGSGPGGRITAADVQTAASAALAAQPTPVAAAPIPGTVYEDIPLSNMRQVIAKRLLQSKQTIPHYYLSVDIKMDQLIEIRKQLNDQGKGSYKLSINDFIVKSCALACRQVPEANSSWMGDFIRRYENVDVSVAVSTDNGLITPIVFDADKKGLSSISGDITSLAEKARAGKLQPQEFQGGTITISNLGMFGIKNFAAVINPPQACILAVGGTEKRVLADETSEKGYSVGNVMSVTLSCDHRVVDGAVGAQWLAVFKKYLENPMTMLL from the exons ATGCTGTCCCTTAGGAGAGTGACCAGCGCTTTGACTAGAAGAGGACGTGTTGTCGCTCTACGTGCAAGCTTTAGCCAAACGCATCGTTTGGTTCGTCGAATATCAGCTGTGTCCTGGACAGAAAG CACAAGAACAAGCTTTGCGAGGCGAGTAGTTCCTGCGGTGTCAGACAAGAGATTGTATAGCTCTGATG GTTACCCAACGCATACAAAAGTTCCCCTTCCTGCGCTTTCGCCCACTATGGAGGCGGGGACGCTCGTGAGTTGGGAGAAGCAGGAGGGGGATGAGCTGGCAGAGGGCGACTTGCTTGCACAGATAGAGACAGATAAGGCGACAATGGAGTTTGAGACTCCTGAAGAAGGCTTCATTGCCAAGATTTTGATCCCTGCTGGCTCAAAAGATGTCCCTATCGGCAAGCTATTGTGCATTATTGTGCCAAATAAGGAGGACGTGGACAAGTTCAAGAACTTTACTGTGGATGACGCAGAG GGTGCCGCTGAgtctcctcctccccctcctcctcctcctacCAAGGCAGCTGCACCTCCCACCCCTCCAGCAGCATCTCCACCCCAACCAGCCACGCCCTCACCCCCTGCAGCGGCTGCTGCACCTTTTGCAGGTGGGAGGGTAATGGCAAGCCCCTTAGCGAAGAAGATGGCCCAAGATCAAGGAGTCAGCTTGTCT GGCATTCCTGGATCTGGTCCTGGTGGTAGAATAACTGCAGCCGATGTGCAGACAGCTGCCTCAGCTGCTCTTGCTGCACAGCCAACCCCTGTGGCTGCAGCTCCTATCCCAG GTACTGTATATGAGGACATTCCACTGTCTAACATGCGACAAGTGATAGCTAAACGACTGCTGCAGTCCAAACAGACCATCCCCCATTACTATCTGTCTGTGGACATCAAGATGGATCAACTCATTGA GATCCGTAAACAGTTAAATGACCAAGGCAAGGGATCCTACAAGCTATCAATCAATGACTTTATTGTCAAGTCGTGTGCCCTGGCTTGCAGACAGGTCCCTGAGGCCAACTCATCGTGGATGGGAGACTTTATAAGAAG GTATGAAAATGTAGATGTTTCTGTCGCCGTCAGTACTGACAATGGTCTGATCACTCCCATTGTTTTCGATGCTGATAAAAAG GGACTGTCTTCAATAAGTGGTGATATAACTTCACTTGCTGAAAAGGCAAGGGCTGGCAAGCTACAGCCGCAGGAGTTCCAG GGCGGTACTATTACCATCTCTAATCTTGGCATGTTTGGAATAAAAAACTTTGCTGCAGTTATAAATCCTCCCCAG GCATGTATTCTTGCCGTGGGTGGAACAGAGAAGAGAGTCCTTGCGGATGAAACCAGTGAAAAGGG ATACAGTGTCGGTAATGTGATGTCTGTCACCCTAAGCTGTGACCACCGTGTTGTCGACGGTGCTGTAGGTGCACAGTGGCTGGCAGTTTTTAAGAAGTACCTGGAAAACCCAATGACCATGTTGCTATAG